The following is a genomic window from Sulfoacidibacillus ferrooxidans.
ATCGAAGAACTCCGTCACGTGACAGGGTGGGAGATTGTCGTATCGGATAAGGTGCAACAACAAGCGTTGATACGTTTAGCTGAACAGATCACTCCTGGTGTGATCAAGACACCCAGTGTGTACCTTGCTAAAAAGGCAGTAGGGGTACGGACAGAGCAACATCTATCCTCAGAAGTCATCGAGGCATTTGCTCGTCAAACGAAGTGGCACTTGCAAGCCGAGTGAAAGGAGAACAACACATGCATGTACGCAGCCTAGAGATGAAACGAAAAAACGGGACCACCTACCGGTTAGAAACAGATCTAACGGATGAAGCGATTCGCAAGCAGTATCCAAAAGATATCCTCGTTAGTGAACACGCCCTACGAGGAAAAGCATCCACAAGCGAAGAGGATGATGTGTGATGTCCCAAGCGCGATTTCTGGTCATCGACACGGAAACAACAGGTACAAATCCATTAGAAGATACGATCGTCGAAGTGTCTGCCATGTGGGTGGTCGGTCATGAGATCACCCCCGCTTTCTCTTCGTTGGTGAATCCTCAGCGCCCGATTCCACCTCAATCATCCGGTGTGCATCACATCACGGATCAGATGGTCAAGGACGCTCCCACACTGGACAAGCTCTTGCCTGATCTACACGCTCTGACCGATCAAGCGCATGTACTGGTCGCGCACAACGCCGCCTTTGATCGGTCCTTTTTGCCTGACTTTCGACCACCGTGGCTTTGTACCTATCGTTTAGCACGACACCTTTGGCCCGATGCTCCCGATCACAAGAATCAGACCTTACGCTATTGGTTAGGACTCGAACTTGAGGCGGATGCTCATAGTGCCATAGGAGACACCTTGGTCACAGCGCATGTGCTCTTACGTTTGTTGCAAACGTATCGCGAACAGGGGTATCGCGCAACGATAAAAACATGGATCGACTATGCCAATAGTCCCATTCACGTCACCAACATGCCGTTTGGCAAGT
Proteins encoded in this region:
- a CDS encoding putative quorum-sensing-regulated virulence factor, producing the protein MSQARFLVIDTETTGTNPLEDTIVEVSAMWVVGHEITPAFSSLVNPQRPIPPQSSGVHHITDQMVKDAPTLDKLLPDLHALTDQAHVLVAHNAAFDRSFLPDFRPPWLCTYRLARHLWPDAPDHKNQTLRYWLGLELEADAHSAIGDTLVTAHVLLRLLQTYREQGYRATIKTWIDYANSPIHVTNMPFGKYVGVPISDVPMDYLQWMLKNMHDMDSDLRGSVEKTIEQRLQPI